The DNA segment GAAGATCAAGGCGGAGGCGGCGCGGGCTTTGGGGACATATTATTTCGACGAGAAGGATTATGACAAGGCGGAGCATTATTTTCAGACGCTGGTCGATTCGCTGGGGGACGATCAGGACAAGATTGTGGCGCAGATGAATATTGCCGACGGCTATTACGCCCGGTTCAAGTATAAGCCGGCGCTGGACCGCTATTTGAAAGTCCTGAAAAACAAGATTGATTTGAAGACCGAGTACAAAGCGACTTTTCGGGCGGGGGAATGCTGTCTCTATCTGTATCAGATCGATGACGGGATGAATTATTTCAATAAACTGATTTCCAATCCCCTCATGTATGATTCCCTGCAGGCGGTCAAATTGATGATGGCTTACGGGTACCAATTGGACGGCGATCTGGCCCGGGCCGAGGATATTTATAAAAGTGTCGCGGATAACAACCAGCGGATGACGGGGGCCGAGGCCAATTATAACCTGGGATTGATTTACCAGTTCGATTACGAAGATTATAAGAAGGCCAAAGACTATTATGATAAGGCCAAAACGGCCGGTTCGGGGACGGCCATCTATCAGGATGCCCTGCAACGCTCGAGCGATATTGGCAAACTGCAGGAATACTCCAAAAAGAGAGAATTCGATTCCACGACCAAACCGGAAACCCTGGACAGCGCCGCCCAGACCCAGTACCTGCTGGCGGAATTGTATTTGACGCAGTTGGATAAGGAAGACTCGGCGTACAACGAATTTCAGGCGGTTCTGGATAATTTCCCGCATTCGACCCTGGCGCCCAAGGCCCTGATCGCCATTGCCGTAATGAAGAGGGATTACTTCAGCGATACCCTCGGTTTCGATTCGGCGCTCCGGAAAGTTCTTGCAGATTATCCGCGATCCGACTATACCGAGGAGGCGATTTCACTTCTGGGACTATCGGGGACGCGGGCGGACACCGGTTACGCCAGTTATTATTACCGTCAGGGAGAAAAATTCGCGCTGGATTCGGCCACGATCGATTCGGCCCGGTACTATTTTCAAATCGTGGTCGACAGTTTCCCCCGATCGAAGTTGAATAACCAGGCCCGCTTTTCGCTTCTGTGGCTGACAGAAACGTACCAAAGCCCGTCGGATTCATCGCTGTACTACGCCTATGCCGATTTTGCCGATTCTTTTCCCAATACCGAGTACGGCAAAATCGTCGACAAAAAACTGATTGTGAAGCCGAAGCCGCAGAAACAGGTATCCGATACGGGCAATACGGAAGCGCCGATATATGCCGCCGCCGACAGTTCCGATACGACGACCCAGCAGTTCGTGACGCCGGAGGAACGGTATTATATCGATCCCGACGGGAACAAAATCGGGCGGATCGACCAGGACCCGATAAAAGTGGATCGGGAATTTAAGTTCCCCGCCTCGGCTTATTCTTTAAAATTCAGCGACAATTTATATTTATATTTTCAGATAAAGATTAATCCCTTCGGGGATGTGGAGGATGTCCGCTTGATGAATCCGACGAGTTCCGACGACCTCAACGAGGAGGCGACCGATATTGTTAGGCTTTCGCATTTTAACACCCATATTATTCCTCCGGAATTGATGAATTCGTGGTTTGTATATAAGTACACGATCGTTCCACCGAGTTTGAGATGAGCAAAATTGTTATCGAGAACGCCGAAATTATAAAAAAGAAGAAAGTCGGACCGGGTTATTTTGTCATGACCATCGGTCCTTTTTCACGTACGGCGGCAATTAAGGCGGGACAATTTGCTCATATCCGGTTGACGAATTCCAATATTTACTTTCGCCGGGCCTTTTCCGTCTATGATGTTAATGCCGAGGACAAGTCGATTGATATTCTGTTCAAGGTTTTCGGTCGGGGGACCCGCGTTCTGGCGGAATTGCCGGAAGGAGAGATACTCAATCTGATGGGACCGCTGGGTAACGGCTTCAAATTACCGTCGCGGAACGAAATGTCCCTTCTGGCCGGGGGCGGAGTGGGGATGCCGCCAATATATTTTTTGGCACGTCAGATGGCCGACCGGGGTTATGACATGTCTAAAGTGCATTTCTTCTACGGCGGCCAGATGAAAGATGACCTGGTGGAAATATCGCGAATCAGAAAGTTAAAAGCCAAATTATATCCGTCGACGGACGACGGTTCATACGGCTTCAAGGGTTTGGTAACGGAGGCGATTCATTCCGAGATAGAGGGGCGGGAGGGTAGTTTCCGTCTTTATGGATGCGGTCCGGAAGGGATGCTAAAATCTCTTGATGAATACGGACGCAGGCGACAGATTCCGGGGCAGTTGTCATTAGAGGCGCCGATGCCGTGCGGTATCGGAGTCTGTCTCGGCTGTATTCGGCCGCTTCGAGCCGGCGGATACACCCGAGTCTGCCGGGAAGGGCCGGTTTATGATATCGGGGAGGTGCTTCTATGATACCTGATTTATCGGTGGAAATCGCCGGTGTCCGATTCAAGAATCCAATATTGACGGCCTCAGGGACGTGCGGTTACGGGGAGGAGTTGGCCGAGGTTTTCGATTTGTCGCAACTGGGGGGAATAGTCACCAAGTCGATAACGGTAAAGCCGCGGGACGGGCACCCGCCGCCGCGGACGGCCGAAACCGAGGGGGGAATGCTGAATGCCATCGGTCTGGCGAATGTCGGGGCGGACAAGTTCATAGAAGAAAAATTAAAATTTCTGGAGCCGTACGATACTCGGGTGGTGGTTAATGTGGCGGGAGCGGCCATAAAGGAATATGTGGAGATTTGCGCACGGCTGGCGGACTGTCCCCGAGCCGATATGGTGGAACTAAATTTTTCCTGTCCCAATGTAGCGGAAGGGATGACTATCGCCGGGAGCGCGGCGCTTTCGGAGCGGGCGGTGCGGGAGGTCAAGGCGGTATTTCCGCGGCCGGTGGTGGCGAAGTTGTCGCCCAATGTGACCGATATCGGCGAGATTGCCCGGGCCTGTGAAGCCGGGGGTGCGGACGCCCTATCGCTTATCAATACGCTGGTGGGCATGGCGGTCGATATCAATACCGGGCGCCCGCGCCTGACCAATAACACGGGCGGCCTCTCGGGGCCGGCGGTCAAGCCGGTGGCCCTGGCGGCGGTTTACAAAGTCTCTCAGGCCGTCAAAGTTCCTCTGATCGGTTTGGGAGGAATCAGCGATTACCGAGATGTGGTGGAATTCATGCTTTGCGGTGCGACGGCGGTTCAAGTAGGGACGGCTCTATTTGTCGAGCCGAAGGCGCCGGTGATGATAATAAAAGACTTGAAAAAATACCTTGTGGAAAATAAATTGGGCTCTGTCAGGGAAATAATCGGAAAGTTGAGACCGTACTGATGAGCGCCACCGGCGAATTGAAACATGTTCAGGAGAAGAACAAGTCGATGCTCTGCATCGGTCTGGATATCGACCGCAAGAAGGTCCCGACCAACTATGCGACATCGATAAAGGGATTGTTCGATTTCACGATGCGAATCGTGGAGGCCACCAGCGACATAGTCTGCTGTTACAAACCGAATGTGGCGTTCTACGAAGAACTGGGCCCGGAGGGTTTTTCGCTTCTGGAGAAAATAATCGCGAAGATCCCGGATGATTTAATCGTGATTCTGGACGGCAAGATGGGGGATATCGGGAATACCGCGGCGCATTATGCCTCCGCGGCTTTCGAACGGATGGGGGCCGACTGGGTGACGGTGAATCCGTATATGGGGTATGATTCGATTCGCCCCTTTCTGGAATATAAGGACAAGGGGGCTTTTGTCCTCTGTTTGACGTCGAATCCGGGCAGCCGGGATTTTCAGTTTCTGCATGTTTTAAATAAGCCGGTTTATATGTATGTGGCCGAGAAGGTGGCGTACTGGGACAAGGAGCAGAATCTGGGCCTGGTGGTCGGGGCGACGCATCCGGAGCAACTGACCGATATCAGGAAAGTCTCCGGCGACGTGCCGATTCTGATACCGGGTGTCGGGGCGCAGGGGGGGAGTCTGGAGCAGGCGGTTTTATCGGGGACGGACAATTTCCGCAAGCCGGCGATTATCAATGTTTCGCGGACGGTCATCTATGCCTCGGCCGACGAAGACTTCGACAAGGCGGCCCGGGCCGAAGTGGAAAAATTGAATACACTGATCAACGGTCTCCGGGCGCAGAATATCGCGCAATAGCTTTATTTTCTTATTGTCCATTCCGTATAATTTTATAATATCCAGTCACTTGCTGTCCCCGGGCGGTCAGCATGTGGTGAGGCTTAATATTGGGCACGGAATAGCCGATAATATATAGAAATAAGGAGGTTATAATGAAAAAGACAGCAATTCTCCTTTTGTGCTTTCTGGTATCGGCGCCGGCGTTCGCCATCACCGGTCTTTCTTTCGGCGTGAGGGGCGGAATGGTCAGTAATTACGAGCAGGCCGGACTGACGGTGGGAAGTTTCGATACCGACAAAATGAACCTGATCGGGGCCCAGTTGCGGATTGCGACACTCCCGACGGTCAATCTTATAATATCCGGAGATTACGCCTGGAAGAACAAGCAGTATGATTTCGGCGGACAGTCGTTCGAACTCAAGATGCATGACATTACCTATGCAGCCTCGCTGGTATATCCATTCAAGTTTCCGGTCGTTTCCCCCTATCTGGGCGGCGGAATCGGGAATCATCACCTCAGTTTCGATTATATTCGTCCGCTGAGTCTGTCGCTGTCGGATAATGGAATCACGGTTCCGGGATCGGTATCCCGTCTCGGCTATCATTTAATGGGCGGCGTCAATATCAGCCTGCCGGCGTTTCCTTTCGAGATATCGGCCGAGTATCGGATGAACTGGATAAACACTCCCGGTGAAGTCACGAAGTACAACAGTGTTACGGCGGGTTTGAATTTCAATCTGCCGTAATGGATTTATTTTATGGATAAATTAATACCGGCCCTAAGGCCGGTATTTTTTTATTAAGTGATTGCTTTTACGGAAGCGTCCTGTCATATTATTTTTGTCCCGTATGCAATAATCAAGGAGGACGGATGGCCATATCGTACAGTTTTTCCCGGATCGGCACCTTTTTTAACTGTCCCCGGCAATACAAGTTTGAACATATCGAAAAGGCGGCGGTGGAGAAGCCGGTGGGGGTGGAGGCCTTCCTCGGCGATGCGGTCCATCGGACGCTGGAACGATTGTACCGGCTGAAGATGGATGGCAAGACATTAACGCAGAGCGAAGCCCTGGAATATTATCTAAAGTACTGGGAAGGGCCGGACCGCGATAAAATAAAAGTGACGCGCGAGGAATTGGGGATCGATGATTATATCGAGATCGGGTCCCGGGCTCTGGCAAAATATTTCGAGATGTTGGCGCCGTTCGATGACGGTATCAGTGTGGCGCTGGAGCGGATGTTTCGTTTTCCGCTCGACCCGGCGGGGCGCTTTTCGATTCAGGGGAAGATTGACCGGGTTTGCCGGCGGGCCGACGGTGTCGTGGAGATAATCGATTATAAGACCGGAGCGGCACTCCCGACACAACAGAGTCTCGATGACAGCGATCAGATGGGGCTCTATCAGATAGGAGTAAATCATCTCTGGCCCGATTTCAAAGAGATTGAATTAAAGCAGATATTTCTTCGACACGGCGTGATTCTCAAAGCCACCATGGATGCCGACAAACTGGAGGAGGTGCGTTACCGGACATTTCAGAGGATTCTGGAAATCGAGCGGGCGCGCCGGGAGGATAATTTTCCGCCGAAGGAGTCATCGCTGTGCAACTGGTGTGTCTATTTTCAATTATGCCCGGCCAAGCGTCATAAACTGGCGCTCGATGACGAAATATCGGTAGAATTCGATGCTGAATTCGGGCGCGATCTGGCTTCCAAATATTTGCAATTGACGCAGCAGAAGAAAGTTCTTGAGACGGAATTGAAGGCGCTGAAAGAAGATATAACAAAATATGCGGAAGAGACCGAGGTGACAGCGCTGACGGCGCCGGAAGGGAATGTTAAGATAAGTTTTTCGGAAGCGGACGGTTTTCCGTCGAAAACCGAAGATGAAGAGACCTATTTGAAATTGTCGTTATTGGCCCGCGAGGCCAATCTGGAGGAATGTTTCAAACTGGATCAGAATGTTCTGTACAAGGAATTCTTTGCGAAAGAGAGACTTCCTCAAGAAGTGCAGGAGCAACTTAAGGAATTTCTCCGCCGGAAGCGTGAGATTCGCCTGACGACTCGATTCGAGGAGGAATAAAAAAAGCCCGCGCCGAGGGCGGGGCTTTTTCCATTTTTGAATTTAAGGGGCTACTTCTTTTCCGGTTTTTCGGCTTCCTTCTCCATGGGGGCATCTTTTCCCGCCGTCTTAATTACCACAGCCGGGATGATGCCGTCGGACGGCTGTTTCACCAACTGCAGATTGTTTCCCGGAGGGGTGGTGGTGGTATCAACTTTAAGGGCCGATATGTCTTTTCCGTCGAGAGAAGAGACGAACACGGTGGCGATTCGGCCTTTACCGGCCGGAATCGGGGGAACCGACACGCCCATGTCGGCAATCAGTCCGATGGTGACGCACTGGCTGGTGGTATCGACCCGCACCATTTTCACTTTGAAACTATCCGCCCGGCCGCCCTTAAATATGGTAGAATCGGCGACGACCCGATTTTTGCCGGCGCTGAGGGCCAGGGGGATCGACATGGCGACAATTTCCTCGTCATTGACGAGCGAAACATTTATTCCCCAGTGCATGCCATCGATCTTGTACGGCTCGATATATATGGTATCGATTACTCCAAATTTGTCGTCCGGTTTCTGCGCCCAGAGATTAGAAGAGAGAAGCAGGAGCAGACCGACCGCCAACCAAACCATTTTCTTTAGGGTCATTATTCCTCCAGATTAGTTTAAGAAATAAACAGTCTTACTTTCTATCATCGGAAAGAGATTCAATATTTTTACCCCCGTCCGGCGGGATTGGTTCCCGGGTCAAGAGCCGAATCAGGGAGTCGGCGGCAGCCGGATTATTGAGTTTCAGCCGGTAAGTTTCCGAGGCGCTTACGAGAGCCTGCCGCCCCATGTCGGAATCGGGGAACTTTTTAAAAATGTCGGTCAGATATTCGATGGCTTTGGCCCATTTCTCCCGTCGCCGGGCCACTTCGGCCTTATAAAACAAGGCCGAGGCCTCAATCTCGGTACCGACGTATTGACGACTCATCTGGTCGTAAAACTGGTCGGCTTTGCCATACCAGGAATTGGCCACGCTTTGATTGCCGTCTTTGGAATAATGGTCGGCGATGAAGAGATAGGCATTGAATGCCTGCTCGGTGGCGGGGAAATTATCAATCAGCCAGCGAAATTCGTTTTCGGCCAGATCCCATTGTCCGCTTTCGGCCAAAGACAGGGCCAAGTAATTCTGGGGCAATGGATTACCGTTGAAATACCGAGGGTATTTATCCTTGATTATTTTCATGGTCGCCCGACAATTATCAAAGTCTCGCGCCAGGAAATAGGCCAGTCCTTTTCGGGCATAGATAATAGGGAGGAGGGTAGTGTCATTGGTGGCGCCAAGCAGATTATCATACAGCCGATAGGATTCGGCAAACTGCTTTTTGCCGGAAGCGGTAATGTCGGCGATCAGTAAGGCCGCGTTAGGGTCGGTTCGACCGGTAGAGTCTTTCATGAGGGACAGATTATCAATGGCTTTATCCCATTCACCGCGATCGCGATAGAGGCGCGCCAGATTTCCTCTGGCGGCGGTTGACAGGGCGGAGTGCGGCCAATCCGAAATGAGGCGGCCGTAATATTTTTCGGCGGCTTTGAATTCGGACGTGGCCGCGGCGGTATCGCCGATGATATTGTCGGTCGCGATAATTTCGAGGAATAGATTCAGGACCTGAGTCAAGATCTGATTGTTATCGACCGGGGGATAGAAGGTGTCGATGACGGAGTGGAAAAACCCGACGGCTTTCGGCCAATCGCCCTGGGTTTGGTAAATGCGGGCCAGATTGAGCCGGGAATCCAGGAGGGGCATGCCGGCGAGTTCGGTTTTGCTCAAGAGGAGATTAAGGACGGCGGCCGCGGAGTCATACTGTTTGTAACTGAAATATATGTTCGAAAGGTGAGTGGAAGCCGAGAAGGCGATGGTCGCCAATTCACTGTGCTCGGGTCTGGCGGCGGGTATGGAATCCAAATATTTCCAGCAATAGTTGTTGACCCCGGTGTAGGCATCCTTGATGCGGTTCCAGAGGGCCCGGTCGTTCAGGTCGGGTCTGATGCCGGCGGTTTCGTACATTTTGTCGGCCTCATGGAGCAATTTCTCGGCCTGAAAGCGAAGGGAAATGCTTCGATCCGAACCGCACCCGGACAGCAGAATCAAATTGATTATGATGAAGAGAAGGGGAGCGAAATAATGAGTATTAAATTTCTTATCCAATCGCATTCCTTTGAAGAACGGCGTCGAAACTTTTTAAGCATCCCTGCGGCGGCGCAAATTTTTGATAAAGATGTCAAAAAAACAAGCCGGTGTCAAGATTAATGGGAATAAAAAACCCCTCGATGGCGAGGGGTTTAAACGGGAGATATTTATTGTCGAAATTTCAGTCTTTGCGGCGTACCGCTCCGAGCCCAAGCATACCGAGACCGAGAAGGAGCATCGTGGTCGGTTCCGGAACCACGGTGAAGCTTTTGTTGATGACATCGTTGCCGCAGGCCAGAGTATTGTGGAAGTTAATGGTCCGGGAACCGTTCCAGTTGAGCAGATTTTTGTTGAAGGCGAATTCCATAACCCAGGTATCGCCACTGCCGCCGCGAATGGTATTGGTTTCCAAGCCCTGCCACATGGTTCTTTCGTGCAGAGTGGTGCCGAGACTGACTCCCGACGTCATCCGCCAGGCGCCGACCATACTTCTGATAGCATAGGTGCCATAATAGGAACCGGGAATATTGGGAATACCGGTAAAGCGATCGACGGCATAGAGCTGGCCGGTGGCGGCATCGATGGCATATGAAGTCGAATTCTGGCCGAAGCCGAAGAAGATATTACCGAGGCCGTAGGACTGATGCCAAGCCGTGGAATAGGCCGACAGCCCGAAGGAATTCACCAGGGCGATATGAACCATATCGCCGCGGACCGCGAAATGGAGCCCTTCCAGATCGAATCCCTCGCCACCCTCGCCGAGAAGGCCGGGTGAGGGCAGATGTCCCACGCCGGGATAATTGATGGGGGCGTAGTTATTGTTTTCATCGAAAGGATTGCCGAAGTCATAGCCCAGTTTGTAATCGAAGGCTCCGGCGACAGACCACATCATCACAATGGCGATGGCTGTCAGAATTGTTAATTTTGTTTTCATAAAATCTCCCGTATCCAATAAGATCGACAAACGCTCAAAATTATATAGTACTCCGACTAAATAGATAGCAATAATAATGCCGCAATCAGCGACGCCACTGTACACATTATTTTGAATCTGTTGGATACCTTATGGCTATATATGGTAGTCGGCTAGTCCGTTAAAATTCGCAATGTTGCATACTGTGCAGAAGTTTTCATGGTTTTGGTAAGTTAATGCAATATAAGAGATTATTAGGGTCAAATATGACTATAAATATCTTCTTTAGGATTCCCGTCAAGATTGTCAAGATGGGCGAAAAGTCTACCAGTTTGGTGTGCACTGTTGGCCGCGCCTTTATGGAGCGACAAATTAACGGAAAGGAAGAATTATGAAAAGAACGGGAAAGTTCAAAGCCGGGGAGATAATCGGTCCTCGGGAACGGGGAAGTATGAATTATACAAGTTTGGGTTTCGGAGGGAGCGGTCCCGGAAATCTGGTGTGGCGGGCCGAGGATTTCAGGCCCGGCCGATTTCGACTGGAATTATATCGGTTTCTGCGCGACAATATCCCTTTGTTGCATGCCTGTATCTGGACCTGGAGCCGGCTGTCATCGGCGCCGGGGCGATTTGAGATAATCGAGCCGGCATCACAGGCACAGGAAAAGCGGGGGGTTCAGATATTAGAGGAATTGTCGCAAAGGATCTATCCCTATCAATATCATAAAATGGGCGGACTGGAATCATTCCTGCCGCTCTTTTTCAGTTCGCTTTTTACCGACGGGGCGTTCGCCGGTTTTATAGTCATACAGCCGGACCTGAGCGGGGTCGAGCGGTTCCTTCCGATCGATCCTTCGTATATCACCGCTGACGACAACCAGAATCTCTACCTGGAAACGGAAAAGGGATCATTCAAACTGGAGGGAGACGATTTTTATTATTTCGGTCTTAACAGCGACATAAAAAGCGGCCAGGGAAAATCGATCCTGAGTTCGGTGCCGTTCGTGGCGCATATCGAGCAACAACTGGTGGATGACATGCGCCGGGCATCGCACAACGCCGGTTACCACCGGTTGCACGTGAAGATCACGCCGCCGGATAAATTGTCGGGAGAGAGTGACGACGCCTATGTCAATCGGGTCAATGAATATTTCGACGACACCGTTG comes from the Candidatus Zixiibacteriota bacterium genome and includes:
- a CDS encoding putative Dihydroorotate dehydrogenase B (NAD(+)), electron transfer subunit (Evidence 3 : Putative function from multiple computational evidences) — encoded protein: MSKIVIENAEIIKKKKVGPGYFVMTIGPFSRTAAIKAGQFAHIRLTNSNIYFRRAFSVYDVNAEDKSIDILFKVFGRGTRVLAELPEGEILNLMGPLGNGFKLPSRNEMSLLAGGGVGMPPIYFLARQMADRGYDMSKVHFFYGGQMKDDLVEISRIRKLKAKLYPSTDDGSYGFKGLVTEAIHSEIEGREGSFRLYGCGPEGMLKSLDEYGRRRQIPGQLSLEAPMPCGIGVCLGCIRPLRAGGYTRVCREGPVYDIGEVLL
- a CDS encoding conserved hypothetical protein (Evidence 4 : Unknown function but conserved in other organisms), with the translated sequence MKRFRLAIFLLTVLLYLSGCVYFNTFYYARKNFNSAESKRIQAEKKGTKSVAQQEYKKALEKSQKVLDKYPKSSWIDDALFINGVSNYYLSDYSKAEKRFRELLADYPKSKYVKESQLYLAKSKLMMDEESDAMVLFEKLFTGEKDKKIKAEAARALGTYYFDEKDYDKAEHYFQTLVDSLGDDQDKIVAQMNIADGYYARFKYKPALDRYLKVLKNKIDLKTEYKATFRAGECCLYLYQIDDGMNYFNKLISNPLMYDSLQAVKLMMAYGYQLDGDLARAEDIYKSVADNNQRMTGAEANYNLGLIYQFDYEDYKKAKDYYDKAKTAGSGTAIYQDALQRSSDIGKLQEYSKKREFDSTTKPETLDSAAQTQYLLAELYLTQLDKEDSAYNEFQAVLDNFPHSTLAPKALIAIAVMKRDYFSDTLGFDSALRKVLADYPRSDYTEEAISLLGLSGTRADTGYASYYYRQGEKFALDSATIDSARYYFQIVVDSFPRSKLNNQARFSLLWLTETYQSPSDSSLYYAYADFADSFPNTEYGKIVDKKLIVKPKPQKQVSDTGNTEAPIYAAADSSDTTTQQFVTPEERYYIDPDGNKIGRIDQDPIKVDREFKFPASAYSLKFSDNLYLYFQIKINPFGDVEDVRLMNPTSSDDLNEEATDIVRLSHFNTHIIPPELMNSWFVYKYTIVPPSLR
- a CDS encoding conserved hypothetical protein (Evidence 4 : Unknown function but conserved in other organisms); translated protein: MAISYSFSRIGTFFNCPRQYKFEHIEKAAVEKPVGVEAFLGDAVHRTLERLYRLKMDGKTLTQSEALEYYLKYWEGPDRDKIKVTREELGIDDYIEIGSRALAKYFEMLAPFDDGISVALERMFRFPLDPAGRFSIQGKIDRVCRRADGVVEIIDYKTGAALPTQQSLDDSDQMGLYQIGVNHLWPDFKEIELKQIFLRHGVILKATMDADKLEEVRYRTFQRILEIERARREDNFPPKESSLCNWCVYFQLCPAKRHKLALDDEISVEFDAEFGRDLASKYLQLTQQKKVLETELKALKEDITKYAEETEVTALTAPEGNVKISFSEADGFPSKTEDEETYLKLSLLAREANLEECFKLDQNVLYKEFFAKERLPQEVQEQLKEFLRRKREIRLTTRFEEE
- a CDS encoding exported hypothetical protein (Evidence 5 : Unknown function), with the protein product MKTKLTILTAIAIVMMWSVAGAFDYKLGYDFGNPFDENNNYAPINYPGVGHLPSPGLLGEGGEGFDLEGLHFAVRGDMVHIALVNSFGLSAYSTAWHQSYGLGNIFFGFGQNSTSYAIDAATGQLYAVDRFTGIPNIPGSYYGTYAIRSMVGAWRMTSGVSLGTTLHERTMWQGLETNTIRGGSGDTWVMEFAFNKNLLNWNGSRTINFHNTLACGNDVINKSFTVVPEPTTMLLLGLGMLGLGAVRRKD
- a CDS encoding conserved exported hypothetical protein (Evidence 4 : Unknown function but conserved in other organisms) yields the protein MKKTAILLLCFLVSAPAFAITGLSFGVRGGMVSNYEQAGLTVGSFDTDKMNLIGAQLRIATLPTVNLIISGDYAWKNKQYDFGGQSFELKMHDITYAASLVYPFKFPVVSPYLGGGIGNHHLSFDYIRPLSLSLSDNGITVPGSVSRLGYHLMGGVNISLPAFPFEISAEYRMNWINTPGEVTKYNSVTAGLNFNLP
- a CDS encoding hypothetical protein (Evidence 5 : Unknown function), which codes for MRLDKKFNTHYFAPLLFIIINLILLSGCGSDRSISLRFQAEKLLHEADKMYETAGIRPDLNDRALWNRIKDAYTGVNNYCWKYLDSIPAARPEHSELATIAFSASTHLSNIYFSYKQYDSAAAVLNLLLSKTELAGMPLLDSRLNLARIYQTQGDWPKAVGFFHSVIDTFYPPVDNNQILTQVLNLFLEIIATDNIIGDTAAATSEFKAAEKYYGRLISDWPHSALSTAARGNLARLYRDRGEWDKAIDNLSLMKDSTGRTDPNAALLIADITASGKKQFAESYRLYDNLLGATNDTTLLPIIYARKGLAYFLARDFDNCRATMKIIKDKYPRYFNGNPLPQNYLALSLAESGQWDLAENEFRWLIDNFPATEQAFNAYLFIADHYSKDGNQSVANSWYGKADQFYDQMSRQYVGTEIEASALFYKAEVARRREKWAKAIEYLTDIFKKFPDSDMGRQALVSASETYRLKLNNPAAADSLIRLLTREPIPPDGGKNIESLSDDRK
- the pyrF gene encoding Orotidine 5'-phosphate decarboxylase, with product MSATGELKHVQEKNKSMLCIGLDIDRKKVPTNYATSIKGLFDFTMRIVEATSDIVCCYKPNVAFYEELGPEGFSLLEKIIAKIPDDLIVILDGKMGDIGNTAAHYASAAFERMGADWVTVNPYMGYDSIRPFLEYKDKGAFVLCLTSNPGSRDFQFLHVLNKPVYMYVAEKVAYWDKEQNLGLVVGATHPEQLTDIRKVSGDVPILIPGVGAQGGSLEQAVLSGTDNFRKPAIINVSRTVIYASADEDFDKAARAEVEKLNTLINGLRAQNIAQ
- a CDS encoding exported hypothetical protein (Evidence 5 : Unknown function), yielding MTLKKMVWLAVGLLLLLSSNLWAQKPDDKFGVIDTIYIEPYKIDGMHWGINVSLVNDEEIVAMSIPLALSAGKNRVVADSTIFKGGRADSFKVKMVRVDTTSQCVTIGLIADMGVSVPPIPAGKGRIATVFVSSLDGKDISALKVDTTTTPPGNNLQLVKQPSDGIIPAVVIKTAGKDAPMEKEAEKPEKK
- the pyrD gene encoding Dihydroorotate dehydrogenase B (NAD(+)), catalytic subunit, translating into MIPDLSVEIAGVRFKNPILTASGTCGYGEELAEVFDLSQLGGIVTKSITVKPRDGHPPPRTAETEGGMLNAIGLANVGADKFIEEKLKFLEPYDTRVVVNVAGAAIKEYVEICARLADCPRADMVELNFSCPNVAEGMTIAGSAALSERAVREVKAVFPRPVVAKLSPNVTDIGEIARACEAGGADALSLINTLVGMAVDINTGRPRLTNNTGGLSGPAVKPVALAAVYKVSQAVKVPLIGLGGISDYRDVVEFMLCGATAVQVGTALFVEPKAPVMIIKDLKKYLVENKLGSVREIIGKLRPY
- a CDS encoding conserved hypothetical protein (Evidence 4 : Unknown function but conserved in other organisms): MKRTGKFKAGEIIGPRERGSMNYTSLGFGGSGPGNLVWRAEDFRPGRFRLELYRFLRDNIPLLHACIWTWSRLSSAPGRFEIIEPASQAQEKRGVQILEELSQRIYPYQYHKMGGLESFLPLFFSSLFTDGAFAGFIVIQPDLSGVERFLPIDPSYITADDNQNLYLETEKGSFKLEGDDFYYFGLNSDIKSGQGKSILSSVPFVAHIEQQLVDDMRRASHNAGYHRLHVKITPPDKLSGESDDAYVNRVNEYFDDTVDMIKGCEPEDNPVTWDNVKIEYIGPSGTAASGNAWFLNHRAMIEEICAGTNLSPFMLGFSYGTTHNWAQFKFDLVMRQVISVQRQAARFLEWLGNIELGLKGLSCRCRYNFDNTLSYLASDRAEIERTRVENIIKLHTAGLVTREKAEEAVSRLV